Genomic segment of Canis lupus dingo isolate Sandy chromosome 9, ASM325472v2, whole genome shotgun sequence:
tgaagcaagacagaaaaaaataaatgcattctttaGATCTCTGACATTAAGCTTCAGGACAGTTTTACAGCCTGGGACCTGAACAAATCTCTTACCCATAAAACGAGAGGAATAAAAGATTTGCACacgtgcattttttaaaaagtaacttcatTGCTcatagtcaaaagaaaaaaaagagagaaagggaggggggaaggaagggtggatggaaaaagaaaaacccttcaCATACCTACATAGTCTACTTTGGTAATCGCAGACTCTATGATTCAGTTCAATTTGCTTGTGTGCTTTCATTTAaatggagaggggtggggggagcctttCCAGAAACAGCAAAAAACGatttgtatgtacatatatttaaataaaataaacaaaggaaaaactgcGGTGTATACTTATTGCCAGCTCAgcaacaatgtaaaaaaaaaaaaaaatgggtatagAAACATATAATTCTGAATGAAACTAAAAAGTAAGGAAACATATAATTCTGAATGAAGCTAATAACTGTTCAATTTATAAAGCTTAAAGTGCCTTTACTCATAGGGGATCTGGCTTAAAGTCATCACGATTAACATATTTTAACACAGAAATAGAACATACAAATATATCCCCTAAAATTTAAGCAATTCCATAACACTTAGTTTATCCGTTTAACAAATGTGCATAAGAATCACCTTAATTATATTTCACAGAATCTGCCATTTGAATGATTGTTCCAAGATCAATGGGAGAATTTCTTAAAATCTAGAATTCAAGTCATTGATGTCTTGTAAAGTGACCAAGACAGGAAACATACACAACTGCTTCTGGGCACAAATAAATGTCTTCCCTTTGCTGTTTCCCTCATTACTCTCCcctcctcaaaaaataaaaaataaaaaataaaaaataaaaaaatagccaGCAACAGCTGCCGTCTTTCAGGACACAGCACAGGTTTTTTCTCCAACCGTCTGAGAATGTTTACCACTGCCATCTATTCCCTCATTCTATCTCTGTGATCCTATTTCTTCATGTTGTCTTTGGAAAAGAAGGGAGGTGGGCATATAGGAAGCCCCCTTGCCGGAGAAATTAGAAATGTCATTGTTGCCTTATTTCTGCTCTTCCAGAAAAAGCCATCTGCTGCAGTCAACTAGGGCATTTAGGAGAGAAATATTATTCTGAATAATGTCaacttttcttctgcctttcGGCTCaggaaaaaactaaacaaaacatcACAACTTCTAGCACTCATCCATCATTACCTGCGCAAGTGGCAGGTGTCTACTTTTTACAGCCACTGCCTTTTTCTGCTGATATCAAGACACCATGAGGGGCAAACATCGAACCAGGCAGGTGATTTCAGTTAAATATCTCAATGTTACAATCTGCTGGATGCCTATCTGGCATATCTTGGTTAGATGACATGATGTTTTTCTAGGACGCTACCCTCAGcgttgaaacatttaaaaatccgtTAACCATGCTGGCGGCCTGTCTTCCTATTTTTATGTATTCCAGTATCCTACCTTTATTCTCTGTTACTGCATATGACGCTTCCAATTGAAGATCCAAGCGTGTGATataataaaaagagatgaaatttaaATTACTTGGGCTCTTAATAGCATCCTTAATACAAAATttgctagcaaaaaaaaaaaaaaaagcttaaacaATTGGATACTATGTAATTTTTAGATAATCTTTTACCAGATTTAACCTGTTCTTCTTATCCTTTGTCACCATCGAACATAGCTGTAACATTCCTTAAAAGGCCTGTTTATGACTACTTGCCTTAGGGTGAAGAGTAACATGATGGAGTGGTAGCCCCTGTCATCACAACTTGAACTACATTTGGGATTCAACGGAGATTCTATTTAAAGTCAAGACAGCTTTCTGATAAGGGGCTTCCTTACACTCATCCGTGGCAGACGTGGGGGTCTCCTCGGGGTTTTCACAGCTGCTGACAATGGCAACCGCACTAAACGACCTTCTTCTGACCGTGGTGTCTGATGTGTCAGATCCTCGGACTGGGGGGGCTTTTTCCATGTTGTGGAGCTGCTGGTCTTTCCAGTCCAGTTGCTTGGCACTGCAAAAGGGAGCATAAACTTCAACGCTCCCCTCAAACTGTAAGCAGTTCACTTTGTAATACTTTCTCTTAACTTCCAGGACATCATTAAACCTATGGCCCCAGAGAATTTCTCGGGGAACATAGGAACTTCTGGACTGGTGGGAAGTCCCCGTGGAATCACCAGTATAGATAAATGTCACCAAAATCTCAAAGTTGTCTTTGGCCACTGCTTTTCGGTCAAGGGCATACAGAGGGCTCTCGTGGTCAATCTCATGAACGATAGTTACTGGTGTGACAAGGATGATCTGGTCATTGACCAACTTGAGGTCCTTAAATGCCATTGTCATCCGCCCTTCACTGTCTTCTGTGTAGCGGAGAAGTTGGGCTCTCACTGTGCCTTCCACCACATGGTTGGGTCGGAAATCACCAATGCGCCACATGAGGCAAAGCTTCCCATCTCTCATGCCTATGAGTGCAAAATAGCTAAACCGAATGGTTTGGGCTCTCTTTCGAGCAGTTGCCATTTTAGCCAAGGCAGCTCCAATGATGAAGGTGTTTATGATGCAGCTCAGGATGGACTGAAGGATCACCATGAGCACTGCCATGGAGCATTCTTCGGTGACACAGCGGTAACCATAACCTATGGTGGTCTGGGTCTCAAGGGAGAATAAGAACGCCCCCGTGAAGGAATGGACATTGTCAACACAAGGCGTG
This window contains:
- the KCNJ16 gene encoding inward rectifier potassium channel 16, with amino-acid sequence MSYYGSSYPIVNVDPKYPGYPPEHIIAEKRRARRRLLHKDGSCNVYFKHIFGEWGSYVVDIFTTLVDTKWRHMFVIFSLSYILSWLIFGSIFWLIAFHHGDLLNDPDITPCVDNVHSFTGAFLFSLETQTTIGYGYRCVTEECSMAVLMVILQSILSCIINTFIIGAALAKMATARKRAQTIRFSYFALIGMRDGKLCLMWRIGDFRPNHVVEGTVRAQLLRYTEDSEGRMTMAFKDLKLVNDQIILVTPVTIVHEIDHESPLYALDRKAVAKDNFEILVTFIYTGDSTGTSHQSRSSYVPREILWGHRFNDVLEVKRKYYKVNCLQFEGSVEVYAPFCSAKQLDWKDQQLHNMEKAPPVRGSDTSDTTVRRRSFSAVAIVSSCENPEETPTSATDECKEAPYQKAVLTLNRISVESQM